The DNA segment TGCGCCGGGAGATGTCCGGATCGCCGGTTTCGTAAAACGTGTACACGGCCGACAGGCCCTGCGGCAACTGGTCGATGACGCTGACCATCACCAGCCGGTCGTCCAGGTGGTATTCGAGGCTGGACGTGTTGATGAAGCGGCTGCGCAGGAATTCGAGTTGCTCGCGGGAGTCGCGTTCGCCGACGCGACCGTCGTGGCGCGCCACCTGGTAGCGATGGTAGATGTCGATGTGCTGCAGCCCGAACTCGGTCTTGGTCAGGGTGACCGTGAGATCCTGGTTATCACGCCAGGCGCGGCGCTGCGCGCGGTCGGGCGTGAACTCGGCGACCGGGATGCGTACCGGGATACAGGCGTTGCAGCCGCGGCAGTGCGGCCGGTAGACGTTGTCGCCGCTGCGCCGAAAGCCATACTCAATCAGCCGCGCGTAGGTATCGGTGTCGATGACCTTGTTCGGGTCGGCGAACAGCATCACCGCCTCGCGGTCCGGCAGGTAGCTGCAGGTTTGCGGTTCGGTTGAGAAGAAAAACAGCCGCCCGAAACGGGTGTTAAAGATCATCATCGACGTGCCAGGGTCCGCGAGCGTCAGGTGCTTGAGCGTATTGCTCCAGCAATCTTAAGAACTCGACGCGTGGCATGTCTACGGCGCCGAGGCTAGTCAGGTGATCGGAAGCCAACTGGCAATCGATGAGCTGATAGTCATGTTCTCGCAAATACCGCACCAGATGGGCAAATGCGACCTTGGAAGCATCCGTGCGCCGGCTGAACATGGATTCGCCGAAAAACACCTTGCCCAGAGCGACCCCATACAGACCGCCGACCAGGTCACCGTCCTGCCAGGCTTCGACGCTGTGCGCATAGCCAAGCCGGTGCAGGGCAGCGTATGCCGCCGCCATGGCGGGCGTAATCCAGGTGCCGACCGCGCCCTCGCGCGGCGCGGCGCAGGCGTTGACCACTGCCGCGAAAGCGGTGTCGAAGCCGACCCGGTAGTCGCCGCGCGCCAGTCGCCTGCGCAAGCTGCGCGCCGGTTCGAAATTCTGTGGCCACAGCACCGCGCGCGGCTGCGGCGTCCACCACAGGATCGGATCACCCTCGCTGAACCAGGGGAACACGCCACGTCGGTAGGCGTCGATCAGGGTGGTCGCCTCAAGATCGCCACCGGCCGCCAGCAGGCCGTTCGGTTCTTCGCAAGCCTGCTCCGCCGGCGGCCAGCCCAGCCGCCAGTGGCCCTCGCGCACCCAGTACAGTCGCGGCCCGGTCAAGACTCTGCGCGGCGAAACGGCGAGTGCTCGGCCAGCAAGTCGCGGTAACGCTCCAGTTCGCCGGTTTCCTCGGCCAGGTAGTCGGCAACGGCGTCGGCAAAACGCGGCTCGGCCAGCCAGTGCAGCGAATGGGTTTCGACTGGCAGAAACCCGCGACTGAGCTTGTGCTCGCCCTGGGCGCCGGCCTCGAAACGCGCCAGGCCGCTGTCGATGCAGTGCTCGATGGCGCGGTAATAACAGGTCTCGAAATGCAGGCTGTGATAATCGGCATGGCAGCCCCAGTACCGCCCATACAGCGCGTCTGCGCCTTGCAGGTTAAGTGCGCCAGCCACATAGCGGCCATCGCGCACCGCCATCAACAATACGGTGCAGTCCGCCAGCGTTTCGCCCAGGCGCTGAAAAAACGCCTCGGTCAGATACGGAATCGCCCCGTGGCGGGCGACGGTGGTCCGGTAAAACCCATACATTGCCGCCCATGCATCTGCGCCAGCCTCGCTGCCAGGTACCACCCCGACGCGGATGCCAGCCTCGGCCACCTGACGGCGCTCGCGGCGGACCTTCTTGCGCTTCTCGGCGGTCAGCGCGGCCAGATAATCGTCGAAGCTGCCGTAGCCACGGTTCTCCCAATGAAACTGATGACCGCTGCGTCGCAACCACTGCCCGCCTTGCAAGCGGTCTGCCTGCTTGGTGGAGGGAAACAGCCAATGCACCGATGAGGCCTGCAGCAGCTGGGCATGGGCAATCAGCGCCTCGCCGGCCGTGGTCATGAGGGCCGATTCATCAGCGCCCGGTGCCAGCAGCAGGCGTGGCCCGGTCACCGGCGTGAACGGCACCCCGACAACCAGCTTCGGGTAATAGCGCAGGCCGGCGCGCTGGTAGGCGTTGGCCCAGGCCCAGTCGAACACGTACTCGCCGTAGGAATGCTGCTTCACGTAAAC comes from the Immundisolibacter sp. genome and includes:
- the aat gene encoding leucyl/phenylalanyl-tRNA--protein transferase, which translates into the protein MTGPRLYWVREGHWRLGWPPAEQACEEPNGLLAAGGDLEATTLIDAYRRGVFPWFSEGDPILWWTPQPRAVLWPQNFEPARSLRRRLARGDYRVGFDTAFAAVVNACAAPREGAVGTWITPAMAAAYAALHRLGYAHSVEAWQDGDLVGGLYGVALGKVFFGESMFSRRTDASKVAFAHLVRYLREHDYQLIDCQLASDHLTSLGAVDMPRVEFLRLLEQYAQAPDARGPWHVDDDL
- a CDS encoding GNAT family N-acetyltransferase, yielding MTTAPQTRFVDSIKVVPAATWNGLDLAGNPFLRHEFLLALEESGCVDGRSGWTSQHLLIETAGRLLAAAPVYVKQHSYGEYVFDWAWANAYQRAGLRYYPKLVVGVPFTPVTGPRLLLAPGADESALMTTAGEALIAHAQLLQASSVHWLFPSTKQADRLQGGQWLRRSGHQFHWENRGYGSFDDYLAALTAEKRKKVRRERRQVAEAGIRVGVVPGSEAGADAWAAMYGFYRTTVARHGAIPYLTEAFFQRLGETLADCTVLLMAVRDGRYVAGALNLQGADALYGRYWGCHADYHSLHFETCYYRAIEHCIDSGLARFEAGAQGEHKLSRGFLPVETHSLHWLAEPRFADAVADYLAEETGELERYRDLLAEHSPFRRAES
- a CDS encoding arginyltransferase; this encodes MIFNTRFGRLFFFSTEPQTCSYLPDREAVMLFADPNKVIDTDTYARLIEYGFRRSGDNVYRPHCRGCNACIPVRIPVAEFTPDRAQRRAWRDNQDLTVTLTKTEFGLQHIDIYHRYQVARHDGRVGERDSREQLEFLRSRFINTSSLEYHLDDRLVMVSVIDQLPQGLSAVYTFYETGDPDISRRSLGTFGVLRLIEECRQRDLPWLYLGYWIAESDKMSYKSRYRPLHAYRDGRWELVDLTAKEPAEGTQTL